The following DNA comes from Bacteroidota bacterium.
GCCACTTCGGAAATTCCATCAGGACAGGGCTTTTTCGTAAGGGTATCATCGCCCGGCGATATCGGGGAGGTGAGTTTTTCCAATTCAGCGCGAATACACAGCAACCAGGAATTTTACAAAAGCAGCCCTGAAAACCTGATCATCGCCGGTATCACTCAGGAAGATTACCGTGATGAATGTATCCTGAGAATGTTAAATGATGCTGCGGCAGATTATGATGGAGAATTTGATGCCTTTAAACTGATGGACAGAAACAGGCCGCAAATCTACGCGCTCTCTGCAAACAACCGGAAATTGTCGATAAACAGTTTGCCTGAGGCAAAAAATGAACTTGTGGTACCGCTTAAAGTCTATATCCCGGAACCGGGAAAGTATACTTTGGAAGTCAGCATTCCGGGTTTGTACAGCGAACGCTATATCATGATACTGGAAGACAAGCTGAGAGACAAGATCATAAAAGCAAGCTCCGCACTGAATACCATTATAACTTCAAACCTTCAGGAAGAGGAAGAAACTTTCCACCTTCACTTTATCCCACTGGATATTAACACATTGATCTATGGGATAAAGGGTGGGATCATGATCAAATCATCAAAGGCCGTAAGCGGAGTTGCTAAAGTGTTTAACGTAGCTGGCCAGGAAGTTTTTTCTACCAGGTTGGATAATTCCTGGATGAAAAGAATAGACTTGCCGGGAGTTACCGGGATGTATATTGTCTCAATAGAAACTACTGAAGGCAAGTTAACGGAAAAGGTTTTCCTGCCTTAATCCCTATTATCACGAAGTACGAGAATTTTCTTTTTATAGTTTATGACTGCCCGGTAGTTCATCAGGATATCACTGCCAATTACGCCATCAATTCCCGGAAGGTCAAGATGAGCATAAGACTCGTTCACATGCGACATTTCCATCACAACAGCCTGGTAATCTGATATTTTTAAACTCCCTATACTAAACGAATCAAGGATTACCGACTGGCTTTGCATGGTAGTTGTCCCCAGACCGGTACTAAGCTTTTCGTTTTCAATCAGTTCGGGTAAGCCACCGGGAAATTTCTCCGAGATCTTTTGCTTATCAAAAACCGACCTTGAAGCCCCCGTATCAACCAGTAACAATAACGGAAAACCATTAAGAGTACCCTCTACAAAAAGATGAAATCCTTCGTCTTCGATGGAGATGATATTTAGGGGGATTTGGTGTTTCATGCTATACTGTTATATGGTTATATGGTTAGTTGAGTTATGGGTTATAAGTTATGAGTTATTAGTTTACTCATAACTCATAACTTATAACTCATCACTTTAATTAGAAGTTTGGTTTCAGTGCATACTTGTTATAGAACTCTTCGACAATGTGAACGGCTTCTTCTGCGGTATCTACAAGGCGTATAATGTCAATATCTTCAGGGCTGATCTTTTCTTCCTTCATCAGTCTTTCTTTTATCCAGTCGATGAGTCCTCTCCAGTATTCCGAATCGACTAGTATTATAGGGAAATGAACCAGTTTTGCTGTCTGAATGAGGGTTACGGCTTCAAACATTTCATCAAGGGTTCCGAAACCACCTGGTAAAACAATATATCCCTGGGCATATTTCATGAACATAACCTTTCTGACAAAGAAATAATCGAAATCTATTAATTTATCAGGATCGATAAATTTATTGGCTTCCTGTTCAAAAGGCAGGTTAATGTTAAGACCAACCGACTTGCCTCCGGCAAAATGAGCACCTTTATTGGCAGCTTCCATGATCCCCGGTCCTCCACCTGAGATTACCCCAAATCCTTTTTTTGTAATAAGATATGCAATTTCTTCCGCAAGCTTGTAATGCTTATCCGTGGGTTTAGTCCTGGCTGAACCGAAGACCGAGACACAGGGACCGATTTTGGATAATTTTTCAAATCCCTCCACGAACTCAGACATGATCTTAAATATCTGCCAGGAGTCATAGGTCTTTATCTCATTCCAGGTTTTTGCTTCGAATGCGCTTCGAATTTTATCTTCTTCCCGGGTTTTCATGTTTTTAAGATTAATGATGTAATACATTTTTCAAATACAATGCTGTATGGCTTTCCGTCACATTCAGGATGCCTTCGGGAGTACCCTGGCAGATGATGTGGCCACCACGTTCTCCTCCTTCCGGACCGAGATCGATAATATGATCAGCAAACTTGATCACATCGAGGTTATGCTCGATAACGAGCACGGTATTGCCCTTGTTAACCAAGCGGTTCAACACATCCAGTAAAACCTTCACATCCTCGAAATGCAATCCTGTAGTAGGTTCATCCAGGATGTACAGGGTTTTCCCTGTATCACGCTTCGACAGTTCTGCAGAAAGCTTGATGCGTTGGGCTTCTCCTCCCGAGAGGGTTGTACTTTGCTGGCCAAGCGTTATGTAGCCCAATCCCACTTCCTGTAATGTTTTTATTTTTTGCAGGATGGAAGGTATGTTCTCAAAGAACTCAACTGCCTGGTTCACGGTCATATTCAACACATCATTGATGGACTTCCCTTTGTACCTGACTTCCAGTGTTTCGCGGTTATAACGTTTTCCCTGGCACGTTTCACACATCACGTAAACATCCGGCAGAAAATTCATTTCAATAACCCTTACTCCTGCCCCTTTGCAGGTTTCACATCGCCCGCCCTTGACATTGAAAGAGAATCGTCCGGGTTTATATCCCCTTACCTTTGATTCAGGCAACTGCTGAAACAATTTGCGTATCTCATCAAACGCTTTGGTATACGTAACCGGGTTAGACCTGGGTGTGCGGCCTATGGGTGACTGATCTATCTCAATCACTTTATCAAGATGAGACAAACCCTCAACGGATTTATAAGGAAGAGGTTTTTGTGATGACCGGTAAAACCTGTTGCTCAGGATAGGATAAAGAGTTTCGTTGATCAGTGTGGATTTTCCGCTTCCGGAAACCCCGGTTACGCAAATAAAAGTTCCCAGCGGCAGATGAAGATCAACCGATTTGAGGTTGTTTCCTGAAGCTCCATACAAGCTAAGTTTATTACCGTTTCCCGGTCTTCTTTCCGCCGGTATTGGGATTTCCTTTCTTCCGGAAAGATAATCGCAAGTAATGGTATGACAATCTCTCATTTCTGCCGGAGAACCCTGGCCGACAATCTGTCCCCCGTGTCTTCCTGCCCCAGGACCGATATCCACAACATGATCGGCTGCTTCAATCATATCCCTGTCGTGCTCAACCACGATCACCGAGTTACCCAAATCGCGAAGGTCTTTCAACGACTGGATCAGGCGGGCATTATCCCTTTGGTGAAGTCCTATGCTCGGTTCATCAAGAATATAAAGCACATCCACCAATTGCGACCCAATCTGTGTAGCAAGCCGGATGCGCTGTGATTCCCCCCCGCTAAGGCTCCTTGCCGAACGGTTAAGGCTCAGATAATCAAGCCCTACGTCAAGCAGGAAGCGAAGCCTGTTCAAAATCTCCCGTATAATCTCGCGAGCGATTCTCAGTCTTCTTTCATCCAGCTTTTCCGGTAATGCCTCCATCCATTGTTTCAACTCCAGGATGTCGAGATTGGCCAGTTCAGATATATTTTCCCCCTCAATTTTAAAAAATAATGACTCCTTCTGCAGGCGAGCCCCATTGCATTCCGGGCAAACTTTTTTATTCATGAAACCTGAAGCCCATTTGCGTATACCCGGCGAAGAAGCTTCTTCATACTGGTTGGAGATAAAACTTATAATGCCATCAAAATCAAGCGTATAACTATGCTTAACACCAAGGAACTCTTTTTGAACTATAAAACTCTCTTCCGACCCGTATAAAATTGTGCTGATGGCATCCTCCGAAATATCTTCAATGGGGGTATCCAGGTCAAAGTCGTATTTCAACCCGATGGCTTCCAGTTGCTGAAATATCCAGGTATTTTTATGTTCACCGATCGGGGCAAATCCGCCCTTACGAATGCTCCTGGAAGGGTTGGGGATGATCTTCTGCATATCCACTTCGGAAATTTCGCCGAGGCCATTGCATTTGTGGCAGGCGCCGTAGGGGGAATTGAAAGAGAAAGTATTGGGTTCAGGCTCATTATAGGCAATTCCCGATGTCGGGCACATAAGAAGGCGGCTATAGTAACGAAGGGTGCCACTGTCCTCATCCATTACCATGAGGCTGTTTTTACCATGTTTTAATGCAGTATCCACGGCCCTGGCGATGCGATTGCGCCTGGATTCATCTTTGCCTGCAACGATTCTGTCGGTCACCAGTTCTATATCGTGAGTCTTGTAACGGTCAAGCTGCATGTTGAGTGAAATATCCCTGATCTCTCCATCGATCCTGACTTTCGTGAATCCCTGCCGGCGAACATTCTCAAAAAGCTCCCGGTAATGGCCTTTCCTCCCTTTAACGAGCGGGGCGAGAACCATTACACGTTGGCCGGTGAACTGTTCGGCAATAAGCTCGATGATCCTGGATTCGGAATACCTCACCATTTTTTCGCCGGTAACGTAAGAATATGCTTCACCGACACGTGCATAGAGCAAACGAAGGAAATCATATACCTCGGTAATTGTACCAACTGTAGAACGGGGATTTTTGCTGACCGATTTTTGTTCGATGGAAACCACGGGACTTAAACCGCTGATCCTGTCAACATCGGGTCTTTCCAGGTCGCCAATGAACTGCCGGGCATAGGATGACAACGTTTCCATATAGCGCCGCTGACCTTCAGCATAGATCGTGTCGAAAGCCAGGGAAGACTTACCGCTGCCGCTTAGTCCGGTAAAAACAACAAGTTGATAACGAGGTAAGCGCAAATCAACATTTTTCAGGTTATGCACCCGTGCACCTTCAACCTCAAGAAATTTGTTCTGTACCAAACCTTCAAGCAGCTCTGTTTTCATTTCAGCGCAAAGATAAACGATTAATTCTTTACCGGTCCGAATGGGTAAGCTGTATCCGGTTCAAAAAAATCAGGCCTTACGCCGGGAATACGTGATCGGGGAATGAACCCGTCGGCAGGGAGGGAAATAATGTAGGTACTCTTTCCCTTATTGTTCAGGAAAGGTTTTCGCAACCAGGGATTTAATTCCTTTAGCGTGCGGTAAGTAACGTTATTGTCTGCGGCAAAAATGCGAAGATCTTCAATTTCCCCTTCAACAAGCACTTTCTTTGTTGGTATTGGTTGGTAAAGGTCTTTTTCTTCCAGGAAAAAGCCATATTCTTCCGGCATGTTAAAAATGGTTTTTATGGCTATGATCCGGAACACATAGCGGGATGTCTCCTCATTCAAATAAAGATCGTAATAATTGTCAACCTTTTGTGTCCGCAATTCTTCTGCAATGCGTCTTTTTCCTGCATTATAGGATGCCGCCACCAGAGTCCAGTTACCGAAAATCTCATAACCCTTACTCAGGTATTGGCATGCTGCTTCGGTTGATTTGATCACATGATAACGCTCATCAACTTCATCATTCACTTCAAGACCATAATCTTTGGCAGTTCCGGGTAAAAACTGCCAGAATCCGGCTGCCCCGGATGGGGAAACAACCTGCGACAAACCACTTTCAATTAATGCAAGGTATTTAAAATCATCAGGGATATTATTTTTTTCCAGGATGGGAGTAATCACCGGGAACCAACGATTGGCTTTTTTCAGCAAGAGAATGGTGGAAGTGTGCCAGTACATGTTCACCATCAGCTCCCTGTCGAGGCTTTCTTTAACATAATACATATCCAGCGGTACCTTTTCTCCGGCGAAAAACGCCTTATCAGGAATCCTGGCCGGAGACACCCTGTAATGGCCATCCATGCCATTCTTGTATTCCACTCCTGAAAGGCTTGTATTGTGTGAGCAATTCAGGAAAATAATCAGAATTGCCAGAAAAGCAATAAAAATCAGCAGAAAGACAAAATTTCTTTTCATAACCCATTACAATTGGGAACATTAAAACGGGGAATTCAATTCCTTGAAAAGAGGTGCTTCCTGGTCTTTACCTGACAAAACGGGGTTTGTGATTCCCCAATTGATGTTCAGGTCGGGATCGTTCCAACGGATACTGCCTTCCGAATCCTTGTTATACACATTGGTGCATTTATAGGAAAAAACCGTCTGGTCCTCCAGGGAAAGGAATCCATGGGCAAAACCAGGGGGTATCCAGTACATCAGTTTATTATCGGCGGTAAGTACTATCGAGCTCCACTTTCCGTAAGTAGGGGAATCTTTCCGGATATCCACTGCAACATCCAATACCGAGCCCCGGATAACCCTCACCAGCTTACCTTGTTCAAATGGCGGGGCCTGGAAGTGCAGACCACGCAATACGTTTTTTTGCGACCTGGACTCATTGTCCTGATCAAACAAGACATCAATCCCATTATTCAGGAATCTGTTCCGGTTGAACGATTCGAAAAAATATCCCCTGTCGTCTTCAAAAACCTTTGGTTTAACAATTAACAGCCCAATGATGTCGGTAGTGATGAATTCCATTCCTGAAAAAATTATTTAGCTATTAAATGTGAATAACTTCTCCGTAGGCTGCTGCAACGGCTTCCATCACGGCTTCCGACATAGTCGGGTGGGGATGTACCGATTTAATGATCTCTTCACCTGTTGTCTCAAGCTTCCTGGCAACAACGGCTTCGGCAATCATCTCTGTCACGTTTTCCCCTATCATGTGGCAACCCAGCCATTCACCGTATTTGGCATCAAAGATCACTTTTACGAAACCTTCCTTTGCACCGGCTGCGCTGGCTTTCCCGGAAGCCGTATATGGGAATTTCCCCACCTTGATCTCATAACCGGCTTCTTTGGCCTGAGCTTCCGTCATCCCAACAGAAGCTATTTCAGGATGGGTATAGGTACAGGCCGGAATATTTCCATAATCCATCGGATCGGGGTTGAGCCCGGCCATCTTTTCAACACAGGTGATCCCCTCATGGGAGGCCACATGTGCCAGTGCGGGTCCGTGAACAATATCTCCAATGGCATAATACCCTTCCACATTTGTGCGATAAAAATCGTCCACCTTAACCTTGCCTTTTTCGGTTGTGATTCCTGTTTCCTCAAGGCCTAATCCCTCCAGGTTGGTGGCAATGCCTACAGCGGATAAAACGATATCAGCCTCAATAACCTCCTCGCCTTTTTTTGTCTTTATGGTTACCTTACACTTATCCGATTTGGTATCGACTGACTCCACAGATGCATTGGTCATAACCTTGATCCCGGATTTTTTGAAGGAACGCTCAAGCTGTTTGGATACCTCTTCATCTTCCAGGGGCACAATGTTGGGGAGGAGCTCAACCAGTGTGACTTTTGTACCTACGGCATTATAGAAATAAGCAAATTCGGAACCGATAGCACCGGAACCAACAATAACCATAGATTCAGGTAGTTTAGGCAATGTCATGGCCTCCCGGTATCCAATGATCTTCTTGCCATCGATGGGCAGGTTGGGTAATATTCTTGAGCGTGCGCCCGTTGCGATCAATATATTTTTTGCGCTAAATACCTTTTTACTTCCATCAGACAGGGTCACTTCTACTTTACGACCGGGGAGAACCTTGCCAAATCCTGCTATATGTTCTATTTTGTTTTTACCAAATAAAAACTGTATTCCTTTGCTCATTCCGGCAGCAATATCTCGGCTTCTTTTCACCATGCCTTCGAAATCGGCCTTCACCGAACCATCGATCTTCACGCCAAAATCCTGGGCATGCATGGCATATTCCAAAACCTGGGCGCTCTTTAACAAGGCTTTTGTAGGGATACATCCCCAGTTCAGGCAAACACCACCCAATTCTGCTTTTTCCACTACAGCGGTTTTCATCCCAAGCTGGCTGGCCCTAATGGCAGCCACATAACCTCCGGGACCACTCCCGATAACAATAAGGTCAAAATCCATAATTTTTTGATTTTATCATTAACACTCTGTGAAGCTCGTTATCCGGCAAAGATACCATATTTTTTACCTCTTCCGAAAGCATTTCAGAATATGACAACCTGCCGGTAATGAAAAATTTATATTTTTATGCGTTTGATATGAACAGAACAATCCAAAAATAGTAATGTTTAATTTTTACTTAATTATGAAAAGAATATTGATTCTCTTCCTGCTTCTGCCAGCCTTATACTCATTTAGCCAGGATGGAAGCATTGATGAAGCCACGCTGCAAAAGATCCGGTCATCATTTACAGCTAACGGGGAAACCAGAGCGCTGATGAATGCAATCAGCAGCAACGACATTAAGAAACTGGCAATTAATCGGTCAAATTTAGGAAAGGTCACACCCTATTTCTCTCACAAGATAGACATTAAAGGTATCAGTGACCAGAAATCATCGGGCAGGTGCTGGCTTTTCACCGGCCTCAACATGTTGCGGATTAAGGTGATTGAAAAATACAAGCTGGAAGACTTTGAGTTCTCTCAAAACTATTCCTTTTTCTGGGACCAGCTTGAAAAATCCAACCTCTTCCTGGAAACAATACTTGCCACTGCCGATAAGCCTATGGATGATAAAACAGTAGAATGGCTATTCAGGAATCCGATTGGTGATGGCGGTCAATGGACGGGAGTGGTCGATATTGTAGATAAATACGGGCTCGTACCCGCAGAAGCCATGCCGGAAAGCCAGAACAGCGAAAACACATCCATGATGTCGAGACTGTTGAGACGCAAATTACGGGAAGATGGACTAAAACTCAGATTGATCAGGCAAACGGAAGCCAATGAAAATGTTATCCAGGATATGAAAACCCGGATGCTCTCCGATATTTACCGTATTCTGGCCCTGTCGCTCGGAGAACCTCCGCAAAAATTCATCTGGCAATACAAAGATGCCGACGGAAACATAAGCAAAGCAACTGAATACACACCTTTGTCGTTTTACAGTGAAGTTCTTGATGTTAACCTCAAGGACTATGTGATGCTAATGAACGACCCAACCCGGGATTATTACAAGGTATATGAAATTGAATACGATCGTCACATCCTGGAAGGAGGAAACTGGAAATATATAAATCTTCCGGTAGACGAAATCAAAAACTTTGCAGCCGCTTCCATTAAAGATAATGAACCCCTGTATTTTTCCTGTGATGTAGGAAAGCAACTGAACAGCGAAGACGGGCTGCTTGACATCCATAATTATGATTACGGTGATATGTTTGGAGTAACTTTCGGTTTGGACAAAGCTCAGAGGATCAGTACTTTTGAGAGCGGTTCATCCCATGGCATGAGCCTTATCGGAGTAAATATCATCGAAAACGGGAGTATCGACAAATGGTTACTGGAAAACAGCTGGGGTGAGAAAGGGCAGAAAGGATTGCTGGTGATGACCGATGAATGGTTTGATGAGTATATGTTCAGGCTGGTAGTCCATCAAAAATACATGGATCAGAAAACCCTCGATATTCTGAAGACTGAACCGGTATTGCTTCCACCCTGGGATCCGATGTTCGCACCGGAGAATTAATTTGTTACTAAACCTTTTTCCTGTCTCGCTTGTTATGGTTAATGCGTAAACATGTGTTAACTTAAATATGTGAATTAATTATGGAAAAAAAGCACATCATTGAAACCATAGGAACAATTGAGAAAAAGGAAATACTAACCACCATTGGCTACGATGATCTGGTACTGGAATCATTACATCCTTTTCCCGGTTATCATGGCACAACTATCCCGGATGAAGATAAGCCCAAATCGGTATTTTTCATGATTAAAGGGAATTTCTCTGAAGAGATAATCATCAGGACTATACAACAGGTAAAGAAAGTTACGGATATTGAGTTTGACGCA
Coding sequences within:
- a CDS encoding retroviral-like aspartic protease family protein, with amino-acid sequence MKHQIPLNIISIEDEGFHLFVEGTLNGFPLLLLVDTGASRSVFDKQKISEKFPGGLPELIENEKLSTGLGTTTMQSQSVILDSFSIGSLKISDYQAVVMEMSHVNESYAHLDLPGIDGVIGSDILMNYRAVINYKKKILVLRDNRD
- a CDS encoding TIGR00730 family Rossman fold protein is translated as MKTREEDKIRSAFEAKTWNEIKTYDSWQIFKIMSEFVEGFEKLSKIGPCVSVFGSARTKPTDKHYKLAEEIAYLITKKGFGVISGGGPGIMEAANKGAHFAGGKSVGLNINLPFEQEANKFIDPDKLIDFDYFFVRKVMFMKYAQGYIVLPGGFGTLDEMFEAVTLIQTAKLVHFPIILVDSEYWRGLIDWIKERLMKEEKISPEDIDIIRLVDTAEEAVHIVEEFYNKYALKPNF
- the uvrA gene encoding excinuclease ABC subunit UvrA — its product is MKTELLEGLVQNKFLEVEGARVHNLKNVDLRLPRYQLVVFTGLSGSGKSSLAFDTIYAEGQRRYMETLSSYARQFIGDLERPDVDRISGLSPVVSIEQKSVSKNPRSTVGTITEVYDFLRLLYARVGEAYSYVTGEKMVRYSESRIIELIAEQFTGQRVMVLAPLVKGRKGHYRELFENVRRQGFTKVRIDGEIRDISLNMQLDRYKTHDIELVTDRIVAGKDESRRNRIARAVDTALKHGKNSLMVMDEDSGTLRYYSRLLMCPTSGIAYNEPEPNTFSFNSPYGACHKCNGLGEISEVDMQKIIPNPSRSIRKGGFAPIGEHKNTWIFQQLEAIGLKYDFDLDTPIEDISEDAISTILYGSEESFIVQKEFLGVKHSYTLDFDGIISFISNQYEEASSPGIRKWASGFMNKKVCPECNGARLQKESLFFKIEGENISELANLDILELKQWMEALPEKLDERRLRIAREIIREILNRLRFLLDVGLDYLSLNRSARSLSGGESQRIRLATQIGSQLVDVLYILDEPSIGLHQRDNARLIQSLKDLRDLGNSVIVVEHDRDMIEAADHVVDIGPGAGRHGGQIVGQGSPAEMRDCHTITCDYLSGRKEIPIPAERRPGNGNKLSLYGASGNNLKSVDLHLPLGTFICVTGVSGSGKSTLINETLYPILSNRFYRSSQKPLPYKSVEGLSHLDKVIEIDQSPIGRTPRSNPVTYTKAFDEIRKLFQQLPESKVRGYKPGRFSFNVKGGRCETCKGAGVRVIEMNFLPDVYVMCETCQGKRYNRETLEVRYKGKSINDVLNMTVNQAVEFFENIPSILQKIKTLQEVGLGYITLGQQSTTLSGGEAQRIKLSAELSKRDTGKTLYILDEPTTGLHFEDVKVLLDVLNRLVNKGNTVLVIEHNLDVIKFADHIIDLGPEGGERGGHIICQGTPEGILNVTESHTALYLKNVLHH
- a CDS encoding lytic transglycosylase domain-containing protein: MKRNFVFLLIFIAFLAILIIFLNCSHNTSLSGVEYKNGMDGHYRVSPARIPDKAFFAGEKVPLDMYYVKESLDRELMVNMYWHTSTILLLKKANRWFPVITPILEKNNIPDDFKYLALIESGLSQVVSPSGAAGFWQFLPGTAKDYGLEVNDEVDERYHVIKSTEAACQYLSKGYEIFGNWTLVAASYNAGKRRIAEELRTQKVDNYYDLYLNEETSRYVFRIIAIKTIFNMPEEYGFFLEEKDLYQPIPTKKVLVEGEIEDLRIFAADNNVTYRTLKELNPWLRKPFLNNKGKSTYIISLPADGFIPRSRIPGVRPDFFEPDTAYPFGPVKN
- the rfbC gene encoding dTDP-4-dehydrorhamnose 3,5-epimerase produces the protein MEFITTDIIGLLIVKPKVFEDDRGYFFESFNRNRFLNNGIDVLFDQDNESRSQKNVLRGLHFQAPPFEQGKLVRVIRGSVLDVAVDIRKDSPTYGKWSSIVLTADNKLMYWIPPGFAHGFLSLEDQTVFSYKCTNVYNKDSEGSIRWNDPDLNINWGITNPVLSGKDQEAPLFKELNSPF
- the lpdA gene encoding dihydrolipoyl dehydrogenase; amino-acid sequence: MDFDLIVIGSGPGGYVAAIRASQLGMKTAVVEKAELGGVCLNWGCIPTKALLKSAQVLEYAMHAQDFGVKIDGSVKADFEGMVKRSRDIAAGMSKGIQFLFGKNKIEHIAGFGKVLPGRKVEVTLSDGSKKVFSAKNILIATGARSRILPNLPIDGKKIIGYREAMTLPKLPESMVIVGSGAIGSEFAYFYNAVGTKVTLVELLPNIVPLEDEEVSKQLERSFKKSGIKVMTNASVESVDTKSDKCKVTIKTKKGEEVIEADIVLSAVGIATNLEGLGLEETGITTEKGKVKVDDFYRTNVEGYYAIGDIVHGPALAHVASHEGITCVEKMAGLNPDPMDYGNIPACTYTHPEIASVGMTEAQAKEAGYEIKVGKFPYTASGKASAAGAKEGFVKVIFDAKYGEWLGCHMIGENVTEMIAEAVVARKLETTGEEIIKSVHPHPTMSEAVMEAVAAAYGEVIHI
- a CDS encoding C1 family peptidase yields the protein MKRILILFLLLPALYSFSQDGSIDEATLQKIRSSFTANGETRALMNAISSNDIKKLAINRSNLGKVTPYFSHKIDIKGISDQKSSGRCWLFTGLNMLRIKVIEKYKLEDFEFSQNYSFFWDQLEKSNLFLETILATADKPMDDKTVEWLFRNPIGDGGQWTGVVDIVDKYGLVPAEAMPESQNSENTSMMSRLLRRKLREDGLKLRLIRQTEANENVIQDMKTRMLSDIYRILALSLGEPPQKFIWQYKDADGNISKATEYTPLSFYSEVLDVNLKDYVMLMNDPTRDYYKVYEIEYDRHILEGGNWKYINLPVDEIKNFAAASIKDNEPLYFSCDVGKQLNSEDGLLDIHNYDYGDMFGVTFGLDKAQRISTFESGSSHGMSLIGVNIIENGSIDKWLLENSWGEKGQKGLLVMTDEWFDEYMFRLVVHQKYMDQKTLDILKTEPVLLPPWDPMFAPEN